One region of Termitidicoccus mucosus genomic DNA includes:
- the bcsA gene encoding UDP-forming cellulose synthase catalytic subunit, which produces MNNQYFRNSVLFAPFVLTLSIGLLFFLSWQLIDDEQVQMVLAAGILALLFLLRGLRMQHFRVLFIFLVTYLSFSYFVWRCTQTLSYHDPVSFVFAILLFVAELHGFVLLGLSNFTNIKPLYRKSVPLPANEREWPTVDVFIPTYNEDISIVETTALAALQIDWPKDKLRIYVLDDGGTEARLHHADPAIAATASQRRDALGALCRRHGITYLAREKNVHAKAGNLNAGLQCSSGALILILDADHVPASDILKRTAGVFLTDHRLFLVQTPHFFGNPDPVEKNLRTFSVMPGENEMFYHGVQLGLDNWNAAFFCGSAAVLRRRALEECGGFSGQSITEDAETALTLHAAGYHSAYIDRPMVCGLACESIPAFLQQRCRWGMGMVQIFLLKNPLFLRGLTFPQRICYLSSCFYWLFPFSRLFFLLSPLLFLLFGLKIYDTTGTQFLIFALPHLIGGQLLHSYLFGRLRWSFIGDIYEIIQSIPLLPALIGTMLRPRAPIFKVTSKGERLEADHLSPFARPYVYLLLINIAALVAGWFRASASGAFASAAITMGWAALNSLFLLACVGVMLERRQLRAFPRLPAFDSVTFTHGGHTWIGRLFNLSNTGAGFHIQADSQRVLPHFDGESILTVRDRSGQLLHLHGRVCNGRHTRDGFEIGFHFEPRDDAETLARIRFVYGDSERWTAFQQSRHRNKGILSALVFVLRIGSLSALEYFGHWVLRLLGGARSGRPPVFSIRSANSSTTPPLPQTSADLHKTPQRVYRVDPAGHI; this is translated from the coding sequence ATGAACAATCAGTATTTCCGCAACAGCGTCCTGTTTGCACCGTTTGTCCTTACCCTTTCCATCGGATTGCTCTTTTTCCTTTCCTGGCAGCTCATCGATGACGAGCAGGTGCAGATGGTCCTCGCAGCGGGCATTCTGGCGCTGCTGTTCCTGCTTCGCGGCCTGCGGATGCAGCACTTCCGGGTGCTGTTCATCTTCCTCGTCACCTACCTGTCGTTTTCCTATTTCGTGTGGCGCTGCACGCAAACCCTCAGCTACCACGATCCGGTCAGTTTCGTTTTTGCCATTCTGCTGTTTGTCGCCGAACTGCATGGTTTTGTGCTGCTCGGGCTGTCCAATTTCACCAACATCAAACCCCTCTATCGCAAGAGCGTTCCCTTGCCCGCGAACGAAAGGGAATGGCCGACGGTGGACGTCTTTATTCCCACTTACAACGAGGACATCTCCATCGTCGAGACCACCGCGCTCGCCGCGCTCCAGATCGACTGGCCGAAGGACAAGCTGCGCATTTACGTGCTCGACGACGGCGGCACCGAGGCCCGCCTCCACCACGCCGACCCGGCCATCGCCGCCACCGCCAGCCAGCGCCGCGACGCGCTCGGCGCGCTCTGCCGTCGCCACGGCATCACCTACCTCGCCCGCGAGAAAAACGTCCACGCCAAGGCGGGCAACCTCAACGCAGGCCTCCAGTGCAGCTCGGGCGCGCTCATCCTCATCCTCGACGCCGATCACGTGCCCGCGAGCGACATTCTCAAGCGCACCGCGGGCGTCTTCCTTACCGACCACCGACTCTTTCTCGTCCAGACGCCGCACTTTTTCGGCAACCCCGATCCCGTCGAGAAAAACCTGCGCACCTTTTCCGTGATGCCCGGAGAGAACGAAATGTTCTATCACGGCGTGCAACTCGGCCTCGACAACTGGAACGCCGCCTTCTTCTGCGGCTCCGCCGCCGTCCTCCGCCGGCGGGCGCTCGAGGAATGCGGCGGCTTCTCCGGCCAGTCGATCACCGAGGACGCCGAGACGGCGCTCACCCTGCACGCCGCCGGCTACCACTCCGCCTACATCGACCGCCCGATGGTCTGCGGGCTCGCCTGCGAATCCATTCCCGCTTTCCTCCAGCAGCGCTGCCGCTGGGGCATGGGCATGGTGCAGATTTTCCTGCTCAAGAACCCGCTCTTCCTGCGCGGGCTCACCTTCCCGCAGCGCATCTGCTACCTGAGCAGTTGCTTCTACTGGCTGTTCCCCTTCAGCCGCCTCTTTTTCCTGCTTTCGCCGCTGCTCTTCCTGCTTTTCGGCCTCAAGATCTACGACACCACCGGCACGCAGTTTCTCATCTTCGCGCTGCCCCACCTGATTGGCGGGCAGCTGCTCCACAGCTACCTGTTCGGACGCCTGCGGTGGAGCTTCATCGGCGACATTTACGAGATCATCCAGTCGATTCCGCTGCTGCCCGCGTTGATCGGCACCATGCTGCGGCCGCGCGCCCCCATCTTCAAGGTCACCAGCAAGGGCGAACGCCTCGAGGCCGACCATCTCTCGCCCTTCGCCCGCCCCTATGTCTATCTGCTCCTCATCAACATTGCCGCCCTCGTCGCCGGCTGGTTCCGCGCCTCCGCATCCGGCGCCTTCGCCTCGGCCGCGATCACGATGGGCTGGGCCGCGCTCAACAGCCTGTTCCTCCTCGCCTGTGTCGGCGTGATGCTGGAGCGCCGCCAGCTCCGCGCTTTCCCGCGTCTGCCGGCCTTCGACTCCGTCACCTTCACGCACGGCGGCCATACGTGGATCGGCCGGCTCTTCAATCTTTCCAACACCGGCGCCGGTTTCCATATCCAGGCCGACTCGCAACGCGTCCTCCCGCACTTCGACGGCGAAAGCATTCTCACCGTCCGCGATCGCTCCGGCCAGCTTCTCCACCTGCACGGGCGCGTCTGCAACGGACGCCATACACGCGACGGCTTCGAGATAGGTTTCCATTTCGAACCGCGCGACGACGCGGAGACCCTCGCCCGCATCCGCTTCGTCTATGGCGACAGCGAGCGATGGACGGCCTTCCAACAATCCCGTCACCGCAACAAGGGCATCCTCTCCGCGCTCGTTTTCGTGCTGCGCATCGGCAGCCTTTCCGCGCTCGAATATTTCGGCCACTGGGTTCTCCGCCTTCTCGGCGGCGCCCGCTCCGGCCGTCCTCCTGTGTTCTCCATCCGCTCCGCCAACTCCAGCACCACCCCGCCCCTCCCGCAAACCAGCGCCGATTTGCACAAGACGCCCCAGCGCGTCTATCGCGTCGATCCCGCCGGGCATATCTGA
- a CDS encoding cellulose biosynthesis cyclic di-GMP-binding regulatory protein BcsB — protein MPSASAALPDLARLDLTPARPARKVAFTLSTRDLPQSATLTLAWNHSRLLPASGALLEVRLNGMLVAQPSFAASGDADPAAVTSRIALPARLFRPGANTLSFILASLPAKLPPAPAGSVSLPSIQIEAGRSTLAATGPASPAAPRLLNELAAWLAPRPGETFPLHVSIPQSSPLDDALLTAGAIAAQGIVLRLPENARYHLTFSPRLRRAQDNLLIGTFAQVLPFLPEDAAFLPWQGPVIALRHLPGDPSSALIVVTGPSEQDVITAASAFAAAGFPLPASPVTLAAQPENYSGCSWPVADLTPAGTPPAAAATGLFPRIFRDRAAPPSSPAAMPPLFVRLLDGDPRTVTAMWDLVCQIARREHHPLIHLQASFNPPASAVSVLHLEVGLLPQWTPAQHKRHPLRLAADGVVEYTDRLPLPSARTAGARQKPPLLDWLVRHEPDAPRARSALTWRVPAADFTGAALMLADPDPDASPAIILAAIDPGLLQAAVEHLQTAPLDWFATPARRLLVWSPDTPLARLAVTPPPDDAAAEAVMPADPSPHPPEAGPATALARRPAVIIALAVLVFIGALALVTHRVLRRAQKKTRIPTLAT, from the coding sequence CTGCCTTCCGCATCCGCTGCCCTTCCCGATCTCGCGCGCCTCGACCTCACACCGGCCCGACCGGCGCGGAAAGTCGCCTTCACACTCTCCACACGCGACCTGCCGCAAAGCGCCACGCTGACACTCGCCTGGAACCACTCCCGGCTGCTCCCTGCTTCCGGGGCTCTTCTGGAGGTCAGGCTCAACGGCATGCTCGTCGCCCAACCCTCGTTCGCAGCCTCCGGCGATGCCGACCCCGCCGCCGTCACCTCCCGCATCGCGCTTCCGGCCCGGCTGTTCCGGCCCGGCGCCAACACCCTGTCGTTCATCCTGGCCAGCCTTCCCGCGAAACTCCCTCCCGCTCCGGCCGGCTCCGTATCCCTTCCCTCGATACAAATCGAGGCCGGACGGTCCACCCTCGCCGCCACCGGTCCCGCCTCGCCCGCCGCGCCCCGGCTGCTCAATGAACTCGCCGCCTGGCTCGCGCCGCGCCCGGGCGAGACCTTCCCCCTCCATGTTTCCATCCCGCAATCATCGCCGCTCGACGACGCCCTGCTCACCGCCGGCGCCATCGCCGCGCAAGGCATTGTCCTCCGCCTGCCGGAAAACGCCCGCTATCATCTCACCTTCAGCCCCCGCCTCCGCCGCGCGCAGGACAATCTTTTGATCGGCACCTTCGCGCAGGTCCTTCCCTTTCTGCCCGAAGACGCCGCGTTCCTCCCTTGGCAGGGACCCGTCATCGCGCTCAGGCACCTGCCCGGCGATCCTTCGTCCGCGCTCATTGTCGTCACCGGCCCCTCCGAGCAGGACGTCATCACCGCGGCCTCCGCCTTCGCCGCCGCCGGCTTTCCCCTGCCCGCCTCTCCGGTGACGCTGGCCGCGCAACCCGAAAACTACTCCGGCTGCTCATGGCCGGTGGCCGATCTCACCCCCGCCGGCACGCCCCCGGCCGCCGCCGCCACCGGTCTGTTTCCCCGCATCTTTCGCGACCGCGCCGCGCCGCCTTCCAGTCCGGCCGCCATGCCGCCGCTCTTTGTCCGGCTCCTCGACGGCGACCCGCGCACGGTGACCGCGATGTGGGATTTAGTCTGCCAGATCGCCCGGCGCGAACATCATCCCCTCATCCATTTGCAGGCTTCCTTCAATCCGCCCGCCTCCGCCGTATCCGTGCTGCACCTCGAAGTCGGCCTCCTCCCGCAATGGACGCCCGCGCAGCACAAACGTCACCCGTTGCGACTCGCCGCCGATGGCGTGGTCGAATACACCGACCGGCTTCCCCTCCCCTCCGCCAGGACCGCCGGCGCCCGGCAGAAGCCGCCCCTGCTCGACTGGCTCGTCAGGCACGAACCCGACGCGCCCCGCGCACGCTCCGCGCTCACTTGGCGCGTGCCGGCCGCCGACTTCACCGGCGCCGCCCTCATGCTGGCGGATCCCGACCCGGACGCCTCTCCCGCCATCATCCTTGCCGCCATCGATCCCGGCCTCCTCCAGGCCGCCGTCGAGCACCTGCAAACCGCGCCGCTCGACTGGTTCGCCACGCCGGCCCGACGGCTTCTCGTCTGGTCGCCCGACACTCCCCTCGCCCGCCTCGCCGTGACCCCGCCGCCCGATGACGCCGCCGCCGAGGCCGTCATGCCGGCCGACCCATCCCCCCATCCTCCCGAGGCCGGCCCCGCGACCGCCCTCGCCCGGCGACCGGCCGTCATCATCGCGCTGGCCGTCCTCGTCTTCATCGGCGCCCTGGCCCTGGTCACCCACCGCGTGCTTCGCCGCGCCCAGAAAAAAACGCGCATCCCCACCCTTGCCACATGA
- a CDS encoding glycosyl hydrolase family 8, with product MISRGLRFLLLPVILAVPVALCAAAGPHPAAASYEDFKTRFITPRGRVVDTGNNYISHSEGQGYGMLFAAAFNDRATFELLWRWTREQLQIRDTDKLLAWRWVPTPYGGFVDDMNNATDGDLLVAWALHCADRRWRVPAFRDASRAILDDVERHLVAEQPLPPPARPKRLALLPGRDGFVSPEGITVNLSYYVWPALADFAAADTRPSGQSPWRQLLDDGLTLLSLARFGPHSLPANWILLDDGPAPRPAPGHPAAFGYDAVRIPLYLAWYQPRHPALSPVLGHWAGPEWRNRPVSEITLESPPPPPSSLPADASAPPASAMAAHPASPGLITLVNTIGRLRLGHNWTPVALPTPSSDDDYYSACLALLSRLALAANTTRRLSPAELYDTP from the coding sequence ATGATCTCCCGCGGCCTGCGCTTCCTCCTTTTGCCCGTCATCCTCGCCGTGCCCGTCGCGCTCTGCGCCGCGGCCGGGCCTCATCCCGCCGCGGCATCTTACGAAGACTTCAAGACCCGCTTCATCACGCCGCGCGGCCGCGTCGTCGATACCGGCAACAACTACATCAGCCATTCCGAAGGCCAGGGCTACGGCATGCTTTTCGCCGCCGCCTTCAACGACCGCGCCACCTTCGAGCTGCTCTGGCGGTGGACCCGCGAGCAACTCCAGATTCGCGACACCGACAAGCTCCTCGCCTGGCGCTGGGTGCCCACGCCCTACGGCGGCTTTGTGGACGACATGAACAACGCCACCGACGGCGATCTCCTCGTGGCCTGGGCGCTCCATTGCGCCGACCGCCGCTGGCGGGTGCCCGCCTTCCGCGACGCCTCGCGCGCCATCCTCGACGACGTGGAGCGCCATCTCGTGGCCGAGCAACCCCTCCCGCCCCCCGCCCGGCCCAAGCGCCTTGCGCTCCTGCCCGGCCGCGACGGTTTTGTTTCCCCCGAAGGCATCACCGTCAACCTCTCCTACTACGTCTGGCCCGCGCTCGCCGACTTCGCCGCCGCCGACACCCGCCCCTCCGGCCAGAGCCCGTGGCGGCAACTCCTCGACGACGGCCTCACCCTGCTTTCGCTTGCCCGCTTCGGCCCCCATTCCCTTCCCGCCAACTGGATCCTCCTCGACGACGGCCCCGCGCCGCGTCCCGCGCCGGGGCATCCGGCCGCCTTCGGCTACGATGCCGTGCGCATCCCGCTCTACCTCGCCTGGTATCAGCCCCGCCATCCCGCGCTCTCCCCCGTGCTCGGGCACTGGGCCGGCCCTGAATGGCGCAACCGCCCCGTCAGCGAAATCACCCTCGAGTCCCCGCCGCCTCCGCCATCCTCCCTGCCCGCGGACGCCTCCGCCCCGCCCGCATCCGCAATGGCCGCGCATCCGGCCAGCCCGGGGCTGATCACCCTGGTCAACACCATCGGGCGGCTCCGCCTTGGACACAATTGGACTCCCGTCGCCCTCCCGACACCGTCCTCGGACGACGACTACTACTCGGCCTGCCTCGCCCTTCTTTCCCGGCTCGCCCTCGCCGCCAATACCACGCGCCGCCTGTCCCCGGCCGAGCTTTACGACACGCCATGA
- a CDS encoding cellulose synthase subunit BcsC-related outer membrane protein, which yields MSSTRPVFLSLVFLALPAALPPSAYAGAFDDSAAPFTGDVRRGTAGLAIAPRMPATSRHAVALFDDPDPPISVAAVPAAPAATIAPAGPTAPPPPTPTPPAQPAPPPSVSEILENGSNAELAALGNEAHARRDASLAEAIAWAWYRRSDHAPASLWFAQAAAWGAGGDDIPYGRAVAALGEDRPDLARQHLAPLVRRGVEKALVLNADLNARLASEAYEGGRYPDTIALLNQVYRQRYLSHREQILLAWSYLRTGDAAKSASIFEGLYRACKDQASADGLVTAVLALPAPPGAEPPLARLYRLGATVGGPLNGNPAIIAAAPPVAVEAAAARAANQGRHVAALAAIKDSRKRGESLPAVTATLADRLSGLASPAFTLSGAYSSKSGTEGLGQLSISDLSFFNARAIIAGRHEISFRASHVRLKTGMPEASEYNPIGIPPVIPPRDYSDPVIPEYPDFNQKPTDHVYDYDTAFSWRYHGGNWSPWFVFGAAPEGIRKRNYNVQAGITYVGDDNAMFEAAIFDLPVKDSLLSYTGIRDPWTGASWGQVMTTGARLVASRPLENDWAIRAEGHASQLTGDHVETNYGLGFNLGLRKNLPPDLLPLGELAYLTIGPDVSFLHYEKNLGKFTWGHGGYFSPEYLFQADIGANLLTREDTFWLAKIDALLGYQANEQAGAPYYPGLSSAENLRYPGTTTSGLIFSLRARAAFMLSPHWMVGGFIDANKTADYNAYGIGMHLTYFFAHRLGLYREDLQLPIW from the coding sequence ATGAGCAGCACCCGGCCAGTCTTTCTCAGTCTTGTTTTTCTGGCGCTTCCCGCCGCATTGCCTCCGTCCGCATATGCCGGCGCCTTCGACGATTCCGCCGCGCCCTTCACCGGCGACGTGCGCCGGGGAACGGCCGGCCTTGCCATCGCGCCCCGGATGCCGGCCACCTCACGCCATGCGGTCGCCCTCTTCGACGATCCCGATCCCCCCATTTCCGTCGCGGCCGTTCCTGCCGCCCCGGCCGCGACGATCGCCCCCGCCGGCCCGACGGCGCCGCCCCCGCCAACGCCAACGCCTCCCGCCCAGCCCGCGCCGCCTCCCTCGGTCTCCGAAATCCTCGAAAACGGCTCCAACGCCGAACTCGCCGCGCTCGGCAACGAGGCGCACGCCCGCCGCGACGCCTCCCTCGCCGAGGCCATCGCCTGGGCCTGGTATCGGCGCTCCGACCATGCCCCGGCCAGCCTCTGGTTCGCGCAAGCCGCCGCCTGGGGGGCCGGCGGCGATGACATCCCCTATGGCCGCGCCGTCGCCGCCCTCGGCGAGGACCGCCCCGATCTCGCCCGCCAGCATCTCGCGCCGCTTGTCCGCCGCGGCGTCGAAAAGGCCCTCGTCCTCAACGCCGATCTCAACGCCCGCCTCGCCTCCGAAGCCTACGAAGGCGGACGCTACCCCGACACCATCGCGCTCCTCAACCAGGTTTACCGGCAGCGTTACCTCAGCCACCGCGAGCAAATCCTTCTCGCCTGGTCGTATCTGCGCACCGGCGACGCCGCCAAAAGCGCCTCCATCTTCGAGGGACTCTACCGGGCCTGCAAAGACCAGGCCAGCGCGGACGGCCTTGTCACCGCCGTGCTCGCCCTCCCGGCTCCGCCCGGCGCGGAGCCTCCGCTCGCCCGCCTTTATCGTCTCGGCGCCACCGTCGGCGGACCGCTCAACGGCAACCCCGCCATCATCGCCGCCGCGCCGCCCGTCGCGGTGGAAGCCGCCGCCGCCCGCGCCGCCAATCAGGGCCGGCACGTCGCCGCGCTGGCCGCCATCAAGGACAGCCGGAAGCGCGGCGAATCCTTGCCCGCGGTCACCGCCACGCTCGCCGACCGGCTCTCCGGCCTTGCCTCCCCTGCCTTCACCTTGTCCGGCGCCTATTCCTCCAAGTCCGGCACCGAGGGCCTCGGCCAGCTCAGCATCAGCGACCTGTCTTTCTTCAATGCCCGCGCGATCATCGCCGGCCGCCACGAAATCTCTTTCCGAGCCAGCCACGTCCGGTTGAAAACCGGCATGCCGGAAGCCAGCGAATACAACCCCATCGGGATTCCCCCGGTCATCCCGCCCCGCGACTACTCCGATCCGGTGATTCCAGAGTATCCGGATTTCAACCAGAAACCGACCGACCACGTTTACGATTACGACACCGCCTTCTCCTGGCGTTATCACGGCGGCAACTGGTCACCGTGGTTTGTCTTCGGCGCCGCCCCCGAGGGCATCCGCAAACGCAATTACAACGTCCAGGCCGGCATCACCTACGTCGGGGATGACAACGCCATGTTCGAGGCGGCGATCTTCGATCTTCCGGTCAAGGACTCCCTGCTTTCCTACACCGGCATCCGCGATCCCTGGACGGGGGCTTCCTGGGGGCAGGTCATGACCACCGGCGCCCGGCTGGTCGCCTCCCGTCCGCTCGAAAACGACTGGGCCATCCGGGCCGAAGGCCACGCCTCCCAGCTCACCGGCGACCACGTGGAGACCAACTACGGCCTCGGTTTCAACCTCGGCCTGCGCAAGAACCTGCCCCCGGACCTGCTCCCGCTCGGCGAGCTTGCCTACCTCACCATCGGGCCCGACGTCAGCTTCCTCCACTACGAGAAAAACCTCGGCAAATTCACCTGGGGACACGGCGGCTATTTCAGCCCCGAATACCTTTTCCAGGCCGACATCGGCGCCAATCTCCTCACCCGGGAAGACACCTTCTGGCTGGCCAAGATCGACGCCCTCCTCGGCTATCAGGCCAACGAGCAGGCCGGCGCCCCGTATTACCCCGGTCTTTCCAGCGCCGAAAACCTGCGCTACCCCGGCACCACCACCTCGGGCCTGATTTTCTCCCTTCGCGCGCGCGCCGCGTTCATGCTTTCGCCGCACTGGATGGTCGGCGGCTTCATCGACGCCAACAAGACGGCGGACTACAACGCCTACGGCATCGGCATGCATCTCACCTATTTCTTCGCCCACCGCCTCGGCCTCTACCGGGAAGACCTTCAACTGCCCATCTGGTGA
- a CDS encoding putative bifunctional diguanylate cyclase/phosphodiesterase, producing MKTTRKKKETLPLLTLLAGMVHKALHDRLTDLPNRFFFDEEIVQNLKDARKSGARIALVLIDLDNFKELNDAYGHKAGDLLLRQLVDRLRPLIPPPEYLVRWGGDEFLWVVPGLESEEKLVARFSDILQAIHVVGRENPLAIELTASIGHAIYPDHSRSLDRLLQLADYAMYQVKNSGKNNFFTGQHDSPGPVGGGTRRILKNRAIPSVLFDRLNASLKTENITFVYQPVRDMDSGAIHSLECLLRWHDEKLGEVLPLEFIPYAERNGLIIPIGYSLMEKAVARLREWKQRQPGLRLSINLSLPQLLDYQLYPTLARLCREHHIAHDDIIFEITERQSFLERPVCQEKLKFLRRHDFHLALDDFGIGWSNFESLYKLPFDFIKIDKTIVQSAHTPKGNRVMNAIVQLCRALGMSPVAEGIETGFSDQVVHELGVSLRQGFFHGPPATENATSALLLKPR from the coding sequence GTGAAAACCACACGCAAAAAAAAGGAAACCCTCCCCCTCCTCACCCTCCTTGCCGGCATGGTGCACAAGGCGCTGCACGACCGGCTCACCGACCTGCCCAACCGGTTCTTCTTCGACGAGGAAATTGTCCAGAACCTCAAGGATGCCCGCAAATCCGGCGCCCGCATCGCCCTTGTCCTGATCGACCTGGACAATTTCAAGGAACTCAACGACGCCTACGGCCACAAGGCCGGCGACCTCCTGCTCCGCCAACTCGTGGACCGGCTCCGCCCCCTCATCCCTCCGCCCGAGTATCTCGTCCGCTGGGGCGGCGACGAGTTCCTCTGGGTCGTCCCCGGCCTGGAATCGGAAGAAAAGCTCGTCGCCCGCTTCTCCGACATCCTGCAAGCCATCCATGTCGTCGGACGGGAAAACCCCCTTGCGATCGAGCTTACCGCCAGCATCGGCCACGCCATCTACCCGGACCACAGCCGCTCGCTCGACCGCCTGCTGCAACTGGCCGACTACGCGATGTATCAGGTGAAAAACTCCGGGAAGAACAACTTCTTCACCGGCCAGCACGACTCGCCCGGCCCCGTCGGCGGCGGCACCCGCCGGATCCTGAAGAACCGCGCCATCCCCTCCGTCCTCTTCGACCGCCTCAACGCCTCGCTCAAGACCGAGAACATCACGTTCGTCTACCAGCCCGTCCGGGACATGGACTCCGGCGCCATCCACTCGCTCGAATGCCTCCTGCGCTGGCACGACGAAAAACTCGGCGAGGTCCTTCCCCTCGAATTCATCCCCTATGCCGAACGCAACGGCCTCATCATTCCCATCGGCTACTCCCTCATGGAAAAGGCGGTCGCCCGGCTGCGCGAATGGAAACAGCGGCAGCCCGGCCTGCGCCTCTCGATCAACCTCTCGCTGCCCCAGCTTCTCGACTACCAGCTCTACCCCACCCTCGCCCGCCTGTGCCGCGAGCACCACATCGCGCATGACGACATCATCTTCGAGATCACCGAGCGCCAGTCCTTCCTCGAGCGCCCGGTCTGCCAGGAAAAGCTGAAATTTCTCCGCCGCCATGACTTTCATCTCGCGCTCGACGATTTCGGCATCGGCTGGTCCAACTTCGAGTCGCTCTACAAGCTGCCCTTCGATTTCATCAAAATCGACAAGACCATCGTCCAGAGCGCCCACACGCCGAAGGGCAACCGCGTCATGAACGCCATCGTGCAACTTTGCCGCGCCCTCGGGATGAGTCCGGTGGCCGAAGGCATCGAGACCGGCTTTTCCGACCAGGTCGTCCACGAACTCGGCGTCTCCCTTCGCCAAGGCTTTTTCCACGGCCCGCCGGCCACCGAAAACGCAACCTCCGCCCTGCTCTTGAAACCACGCTGA